One genomic window of Mastomys coucha isolate ucsf_1 unplaced genomic scaffold, UCSF_Mcou_1 pScaffold8, whole genome shotgun sequence includes the following:
- the Znf366 gene encoding zinc finger protein 366 isoform X2: protein MQKAMKMVKDEDGPLNAAAKSIPSFSHCLQPDASRGKTPQRHPFPEALRGPFSQFRYEPSPGDLEGFPEVFEGAGSRKRKSMPTKVPYNHPAEEASIAQESKSLGPPNLALLFPQPQRPKCDSQMIDLCNVGLQFYRTLEHLGGKPIKQEPVKPSAMWPQPTPPAFLPAPYPYYPKVHPGLMFPFFVPSSSPFPFSRHTFLPKQPSEPVLPRKVEPLESEETKQKVERVDVNVQIDDSYYVDVGGSQKRWQCPTCDKSYTSKYNLVTHILGHSGIKPHACSRCGKLFKQLSHLHTHMLTHQGTRPHKCQVCHKAFTQTSHLKRHMMQHSEVKPHNCRVCSRGFAYPSELKAHEAKHASGRENICVECGLDFPTLAQLKRHLTTHRGPIQYNCSECDKTFQYPSQLQNHMMKHKDIRPYICSECGMEFVQPHHLKQHSLTHKGVKEHKCGICGREFTLLANMKRHVLIHTNIRAYQCHLCYKSFVQKQTLKAHMIVHSDVKPFKCKLCGKEFNRMHNLMGHLHLHSDSKPFKCLYCPSKFTLKGNLTRHMKVKHGVMERGLHSQGLGRGRLVLAQSTGALRNLEQEEPFDLSQKRSAKGPMFQSDVDSTQGCLCQEEEEAGEEDNCYEVEPYSPNLAPESQQLCAAEDLSTKQEQALQSPGEGCRDQDAPEEQQEDSSEDHKDRDIDRRERELDCAIRDEHLGSGLLQSSGQGPSFSDYLYFKHRDEGLKELLERKMENQAVLLGI, encoded by the exons ATGCAGAAGGCAATGAAGATGGTCAAAGATGAGGATGGGCCCCTCAACGCTGCTGCGAAAAGCATCCCCTCCTTTTCCCACTGCCTACAGCCCGACGCTTCCCGAGGGAAGACTCCCCAAAGACACCCCTTCCCGGAAGCCCTCCGGGGCCCCTTTTCCCAGTTCCGGTATGAACCTTCTCCGGGAGACCTTGAAGGATTCCCCGAAGTCTTCGAGGGAGCAGGGTCCCGGAAACGGAAGAGCATGCCCACAAAGGTGCCTTACAATCACCCTGCAGAAGAAGCCTCAATTgctcaggaaagcaagagcctggGCCCTCCGAACCTAGCCCTGCTTTTCCCACAGCCACAGCGCCCCAAGTGCGACTCCCAGATGATTGACCTGTGCAATGTGGGCTTGCAGTTCTACCGCACCCTGGAGCACCTGGGGGGCAAACCCATCAAGCAGGAGCCGGTGAAACCCAGCGCCATGTGGCCCCAGCCCAcacctcctgccttcctgcctgcaccTTACCCCTACTACCCCAAAGTCCACCCGGGACTCATGTTCCCCTTCTTCGTGCCCTCGTCCTCACCCTTTCCCTTCAGCAGGCACACCTTCCTGCCCAAGCAGCCCTCCGAGCCAGTGTTACCTCGCAAAGTGGAGCCCCTGGAGAGCGAGGAGACCAAGCAGAAGGTGGAGAGGGTGGACGTGAACGTCCAGATCGATGACAGCTACTACGTGGATGTGGGTGGGTCTCAGAAGCGCTGGCAGTGCCCCACCTGTGACAAGTCCTACACCTCCAAGTACAACCTGGTGACCCACATCCTGGGCCACAGTGGGATCAAGCCGCATGCGTGCTCCCGTTGCGGGAAGCTCTTCAAACAGCTCAGCCATCTGCACACCCACATGCTGACACACCAGGGCACGCGGCCCCACAAATGCCAGGTGTGTCACAAGGCCTTCACCCAGACCAGCCACCTGAAGCGCCACATGATGCAGCACAGCGAGGTGAAGCCACACAACTGTCGCGTGTGCAGTCGGGGCTTTGCCTATCCCAGCGAGCTCAAGGCCCACGAGGCCAAACACGCCAGCGGGCGCGAGAACATATGCGTGGAGTGCGGCCTCGACTTCCCCACCCTGGCTCAGCTGAAGAGGCACCTCACTACGCATCGGGGCCCCATCCAGTACAACTGCTCGGAGTGCGACAAGACCTTCCAGTACCCAAGTCAGCTGCAGAATCATATGATGAAGCATAAGGACATCCGTCCCTACATCTGCTCCGAGTGCGGCATGGAGTTCGTGCAACCCCATCACCTCAAGCAACACTCACTCACCCACAAG GGTGTGAAGGAGCACAAATGCGGGATCTGTGGGCGTGAGTTCACCCTGCTGGCCAACATGAAGAGACACGTGCTGATCCACACCAACATCCGTGCTTACCAGTGTCACCTCTGCTACAAGAGCTTCGTGCAGAAGCAGACCCTCAAGGCTCACATGATTGTCCACTCGGATGTGAAGCCTTTCAAATGcaag CTGTGTGGGAAGGAATTCAATCGGATGCACAACCTGATGGGCCACCTGCACCTGCACTCGGACAGCAAGCCCTTCAAGTGTCTCTACTGTCCCAGCAAGTTCACGCTGAAGGGCAACCTGACCcgccacatgaaggtcaagcatGGCGTGATGGAGCGAGGCCTTCACTCTCAAG GTCTGGGTAGGGGACGACTCGTCCTGGCACAGTCCACTGGTGCGCTGAGGAATCTGGAGCAGGAGGAGCCATTTGACCTCTCCCAGAAGCGCAGTGCGAAGGGGCCAATGTTCCAGTCCGACGTGGACAGCACGCAGGGCTGCCTctgccaggaggaggaggaggctggtgAAGAGGACAACTGCTACGAAGTGGAGCCCTATAGCCCCAACCTGGCCCCGGAGAGCCAGCAGCTCTGTGCGGCTGAGGATCTGTCTACCAAGCAGGAGCAGGCCCTACAGAGCCCTGGAGAAGGATGCAGGGATCAGGATGCTCCGGAAGAGCAGCAGGAGGACAGTAGCGAGGACCACAAGGACAGAGACATAGACCGCAGGGAGAGAGAACTAGACTGCGCCATCAGAGACGAGCACCTGGGCAGTGGGCTGTTGCAAAGCAGCGGGCAGGGTCCCTCGTTTTCTGATTACTTATACTTCAAGCACAGAGATGAGGGTTTAAAAGAATTACtggagaggaaaatggaaaacCAAGCAGTCCTTTTGGGTATCTAA
- the Znf366 gene encoding zinc finger protein 366 isoform X1 translates to MRGGTQSCLAPFGFISPDIINAMPGGIQWKTNSFKATLVKGKLQRMQKAMKMVKDEDGPLNAAAKSIPSFSHCLQPDASRGKTPQRHPFPEALRGPFSQFRYEPSPGDLEGFPEVFEGAGSRKRKSMPTKVPYNHPAEEASIAQESKSLGPPNLALLFPQPQRPKCDSQMIDLCNVGLQFYRTLEHLGGKPIKQEPVKPSAMWPQPTPPAFLPAPYPYYPKVHPGLMFPFFVPSSSPFPFSRHTFLPKQPSEPVLPRKVEPLESEETKQKVERVDVNVQIDDSYYVDVGGSQKRWQCPTCDKSYTSKYNLVTHILGHSGIKPHACSRCGKLFKQLSHLHTHMLTHQGTRPHKCQVCHKAFTQTSHLKRHMMQHSEVKPHNCRVCSRGFAYPSELKAHEAKHASGRENICVECGLDFPTLAQLKRHLTTHRGPIQYNCSECDKTFQYPSQLQNHMMKHKDIRPYICSECGMEFVQPHHLKQHSLTHKGVKEHKCGICGREFTLLANMKRHVLIHTNIRAYQCHLCYKSFVQKQTLKAHMIVHSDVKPFKCKLCGKEFNRMHNLMGHLHLHSDSKPFKCLYCPSKFTLKGNLTRHMKVKHGVMERGLHSQGLGRGRLVLAQSTGALRNLEQEEPFDLSQKRSAKGPMFQSDVDSTQGCLCQEEEEAGEEDNCYEVEPYSPNLAPESQQLCAAEDLSTKQEQALQSPGEGCRDQDAPEEQQEDSSEDHKDRDIDRRERELDCAIRDEHLGSGLLQSSGQGPSFSDYLYFKHRDEGLKELLERKMENQAVLLGI, encoded by the exons ggAAACTGCAGAGGATGCAGAAGGCAATGAAGATGGTCAAAGATGAGGATGGGCCCCTCAACGCTGCTGCGAAAAGCATCCCCTCCTTTTCCCACTGCCTACAGCCCGACGCTTCCCGAGGGAAGACTCCCCAAAGACACCCCTTCCCGGAAGCCCTCCGGGGCCCCTTTTCCCAGTTCCGGTATGAACCTTCTCCGGGAGACCTTGAAGGATTCCCCGAAGTCTTCGAGGGAGCAGGGTCCCGGAAACGGAAGAGCATGCCCACAAAGGTGCCTTACAATCACCCTGCAGAAGAAGCCTCAATTgctcaggaaagcaagagcctggGCCCTCCGAACCTAGCCCTGCTTTTCCCACAGCCACAGCGCCCCAAGTGCGACTCCCAGATGATTGACCTGTGCAATGTGGGCTTGCAGTTCTACCGCACCCTGGAGCACCTGGGGGGCAAACCCATCAAGCAGGAGCCGGTGAAACCCAGCGCCATGTGGCCCCAGCCCAcacctcctgccttcctgcctgcaccTTACCCCTACTACCCCAAAGTCCACCCGGGACTCATGTTCCCCTTCTTCGTGCCCTCGTCCTCACCCTTTCCCTTCAGCAGGCACACCTTCCTGCCCAAGCAGCCCTCCGAGCCAGTGTTACCTCGCAAAGTGGAGCCCCTGGAGAGCGAGGAGACCAAGCAGAAGGTGGAGAGGGTGGACGTGAACGTCCAGATCGATGACAGCTACTACGTGGATGTGGGTGGGTCTCAGAAGCGCTGGCAGTGCCCCACCTGTGACAAGTCCTACACCTCCAAGTACAACCTGGTGACCCACATCCTGGGCCACAGTGGGATCAAGCCGCATGCGTGCTCCCGTTGCGGGAAGCTCTTCAAACAGCTCAGCCATCTGCACACCCACATGCTGACACACCAGGGCACGCGGCCCCACAAATGCCAGGTGTGTCACAAGGCCTTCACCCAGACCAGCCACCTGAAGCGCCACATGATGCAGCACAGCGAGGTGAAGCCACACAACTGTCGCGTGTGCAGTCGGGGCTTTGCCTATCCCAGCGAGCTCAAGGCCCACGAGGCCAAACACGCCAGCGGGCGCGAGAACATATGCGTGGAGTGCGGCCTCGACTTCCCCACCCTGGCTCAGCTGAAGAGGCACCTCACTACGCATCGGGGCCCCATCCAGTACAACTGCTCGGAGTGCGACAAGACCTTCCAGTACCCAAGTCAGCTGCAGAATCATATGATGAAGCATAAGGACATCCGTCCCTACATCTGCTCCGAGTGCGGCATGGAGTTCGTGCAACCCCATCACCTCAAGCAACACTCACTCACCCACAAG GGTGTGAAGGAGCACAAATGCGGGATCTGTGGGCGTGAGTTCACCCTGCTGGCCAACATGAAGAGACACGTGCTGATCCACACCAACATCCGTGCTTACCAGTGTCACCTCTGCTACAAGAGCTTCGTGCAGAAGCAGACCCTCAAGGCTCACATGATTGTCCACTCGGATGTGAAGCCTTTCAAATGcaag CTGTGTGGGAAGGAATTCAATCGGATGCACAACCTGATGGGCCACCTGCACCTGCACTCGGACAGCAAGCCCTTCAAGTGTCTCTACTGTCCCAGCAAGTTCACGCTGAAGGGCAACCTGACCcgccacatgaaggtcaagcatGGCGTGATGGAGCGAGGCCTTCACTCTCAAG GTCTGGGTAGGGGACGACTCGTCCTGGCACAGTCCACTGGTGCGCTGAGGAATCTGGAGCAGGAGGAGCCATTTGACCTCTCCCAGAAGCGCAGTGCGAAGGGGCCAATGTTCCAGTCCGACGTGGACAGCACGCAGGGCTGCCTctgccaggaggaggaggaggctggtgAAGAGGACAACTGCTACGAAGTGGAGCCCTATAGCCCCAACCTGGCCCCGGAGAGCCAGCAGCTCTGTGCGGCTGAGGATCTGTCTACCAAGCAGGAGCAGGCCCTACAGAGCCCTGGAGAAGGATGCAGGGATCAGGATGCTCCGGAAGAGCAGCAGGAGGACAGTAGCGAGGACCACAAGGACAGAGACATAGACCGCAGGGAGAGAGAACTAGACTGCGCCATCAGAGACGAGCACCTGGGCAGTGGGCTGTTGCAAAGCAGCGGGCAGGGTCCCTCGTTTTCTGATTACTTATACTTCAAGCACAGAGATGAGGGTTTAAAAGAATTACtggagaggaaaatggaaaacCAAGCAGTCCTTTTGGGTATCTAA